Sequence from the Ziziphus jujuba cultivar Dongzao chromosome 9, ASM3175591v1 genome:
CAGTAGACCACTTAAGCAAGGTTTGTTTTGGTTTATCTTTGGCTAGTAGATTGTAGGCTTTGgtccttcaattttttaaaattttttattattttctttttttttaattcctttgcaattttttttttttatctttttgtaagcatcattcaaaataataaaattcaaacttaacaaaaaaatttgaggaccaattcaaaattataaaattgaaaaaataacaaaaataaaattgggggaccaaagccaatacTTTTAGGATGTCAaagctgtcaggacccgtccagaattccttccccggaaccctagacaaccctgatcccagggaaaccctaccgaaccttccaacggaaaatccggcagagcctcccctaagggatttacttaccacaaaattccctgcactgaaaacacacttctaaaattatccccttattcctcccacagtactacaaatcgattccacaaattgcagcacttaaaaaaataaatacagtaatccagtgcaaaataaatacaacaagagtgaaagaaatattacaactgcaataaaagaataacagggtactgccgaactaaaacagcgaggaagatcaagtccgctccgagtgaacaccgacaacctggtacctagaggaacggaatttaagagtgtgagatgctaatcatctcagtgagcgaccctactactataccatataatatcacagtaataagtataaataataattatttggaaataatattttctctcaaaacccttacaattctctcagttggaaaggttccccttttaaaacaatttcacaaaaccctttatccatattccctgaaaaccaagacatcaattaaataccagaagcggtaacaattatatttttaattccaattcagtttccaaacattttatttttaaaacacagttctgaaaatcatttgatgcacccactatataccagtggcgccagagtacccagcgtcccgaggtactgccagacaggaggttatagagagaaaccggcatacggtcgcgtggcgtcccactgcgccgctgctaacctggtgtcccggccaaaggggggtggccgccctctccgatggcatccacaggacaccctcataatatcaaccgcgcgctactcacacccacctgcgcgctaatcacaaccgtgtgcacactaaccatatcacatataccatatcacataatcagaacaccagtacgtgcacggtgcatctaaaaattataaaatccataaatttaaatcataaaacaaatttcacatttttcataagcatagcgggcataatccatccgcttgaaccgggaaattctccacaatttccttataattaataccataaatcccatgattttcaaatccaccaactcccaaatccatcaattcaaatatccacattttttccaagcataaataatttctcgaaatatcataatcaaatcccataatattttatgggcatatttcataaaaattgaaatcaccaacataaccaaatattttccttgaaatatttgaaaatcaaatcgtgcccaatttaccattaaaaccacaccaatttcaaaatcctcaaaaccataaaataattccacacggcataaatttgtagaattcgcattttcttaaatccaataaattcataaataattatataataaatccaataaatatttggcacatagaaattaaattccaaatatttaattcacacataatatattcatcaattaaattccccaaaattaatttgaaggtgggtcactcacctggagcacgcaattaacccatgatccactacgggatcaattctacgactcaccggtgctcctagaacaaaattcacagacagtcaaataaattaatattttattcgggtaaataatatccggtacccgggggggtcaaaacacaaacgatatctagaatttacgagttatataccgaatcgaagctcgagtgatgctaatcacagatccggtcttaattttcgatgatcgtacccgacggggtttgaatttcgtcgggaagctttccgggtttcggctccgcaattctcctaaaccgtcgcgaattggcggaaacggaagtcggatttgggtttaggaggtcgaacactgcggactggagctggccggaattttcgggtactcgccggaacagtattttccggcgggccgccacggtcaccggaacagtattttccggcggtggccgttggctgtgaaattttgcagatttgtagatcgtgaggagagtaatccaacgggaccgacggtgagcaaaatggaggtcggacggcggagaaatcaccgtttgaagatttccgacccctcgccggaaaacgctccgatcccggcgcgtcagtggtccgatggccgtgatttttggtgggtaggccggacttgaggagaggatgatgggtgtatggcgcgtgtactgtatatcagccggaatagtgccgattcgcagtggccggcggtggagggggaaaaatcgccgccaaacttcggacgtccgatccgggcgcgtccggtggccgttcgccgtgaaatttggaggttttgccggaaatgaggtgggcaatctggctggctggcgcgtgtacagtaactaggccggaaaacgtgaaaatggccggcggccggtgactctctctctctctctcctctctctttctctctcctctctctcttctctctctttctctctcttccccgagtgttttaacaaataaaaaccctgcatgatactgttcatgccacgtggaccaatcagaagctgacacgtggcatttcactgttcaccgacccaaaaacattaaaataatatggtatccggtaaacttcaaacgtccataactttttaaccggatgtccgttttgagcgtgccgctagtctgtgaactcgtatcgacgagcacttcacaaccatgcatgagtcaaagctcaattccccataaaccaaaagtcaactccggcaccccttggacagtttggaccgcaacttgtttcgtccataactttcaaaccgtagctccatttttgacgtgctaccagtctacgaactcgtggcatcatgcacttcgccacggtaccctagtcaactcaaaattctcatcgagtcaaaaagtcaacttttgacccccttcggtcaacggtcaacggtcaacctcggtcaacgtgcacggattccggtgcgatttgggacggggtgttacaaaagcattggctttggtctctaatttttttaattttttattattttctttcttgtaatttttttgatgaaaatatgataatgaatccaaaaaaaaaagggaggttttgtttaaaattggacaaaaaaaagaggaaaaaaacttttgatgaaaatatgataatgaaaaaaaaaaaaaaaaaagaggatatgTCTTCAAAATTGGACCCAAAAAAAGAGGAAagtttttttgatgaaaatatgatgatgaaaaaaaaaagagggtttgtgtttaaaattggactagaaaagaagaaaaaatgggaagaaaaaaaaactgtcacAAAAAGGAGCAAAGCCGATGCTATTTTCTTAACAAGTATAGGCTTTGTACAGGATTTAGCGacgttattttaaaattgtgataAAACTAAGTATATacttggtttttaaaatttatatacacaGTTTTTAGCggcataattttaaaatagcgtTGCGAAAGCTTGTACAAAACCGACGTTTGTTAAGAAAATAGCGTTGGCTTTACTCCCTTTTATGacagttttttttctcttctcattttttcttcatttctagtctaattttaaacataaaccctctttttttttttttttcattatcatatttttatcaaaaaaagatttcctctttttttagTCCAATTTTGAAGAGAagccatcttttttttttttgccctcttttttttttttctttttttgttcattaacctattttcatcaaaagttttttcctctttttttggtccaattttcATCAAaggaagtaaaaaaagaaataataaaaaaattttaaaaattggtgGACCAAAGTTAAGGCTTTTAGGatgtaaaagcgttggctttggttcctatttttttttttgggttatcttttcaattttgtaatttttaattgatcctcaatttttttttgttaaatttgaattttattattttaaataatacttgtaaaaaatataaaaaaaaattacaaaggaattaaaaagaataaaaaagaaaataataaaaccatttaaaaaattggggaTCAAAGCCAACACTGCTGGGATGttatagcgttggctttggtcccccaattttttttattatcttttcaattttagaattttcaattggtcttcaattttttttgttaaatttgaatattattatttttaatgatatttgcaaaaatataaaaaaattacaaagaaattaaaaaaataaaaataaaaaagaaaatagtaaaaatttaggggaccaaagccaatactgctgggatgtaatagcattggctttggtcccccaattttattattatcttttcaattttgtaattttcaattagtcttcaatatttattgttaagtttaaattttattatttgaatgatGCTtacagaaatataaaaaaaaaattataaaagaattaaaaaaataataaaaaaatttaaaaattgagggaccaaagccaacgctgctaGAATGTAATAACGCTGGCTtcggtcccccaattttttttattatcttttcaatttgtcctcaattttttttgttaagtttgaattttattattttgaatgatacttacaaaaatataaaaaaaattataaaggaattaaaaaataaaaatgaaagtaaaaaaaaatttaaaaattgagggaccaaagccaacactgCTAGAATGTAATAGTGTTAGCTTTagtcctccaattttttttattatcttttcaatttagtaattttcaattagttctcaattttttttggttaagttttaattttattattttgaatgatacttgcaaaaatataaaaaaattacaaaggaattaaaaaaaaaaattccagaaCTTTGCATCCTCAAACCTCCTTCTTTCCAATATTCAATTCAACCCACAACACCACCATTTCAATTCTTGTTCTCTGAAACCCCACCATTCTAACTCCTTTATGATCGCCTGCTCATCCTCACAGCTCAATCGAAACTCTCAAAGTAGGAACTCCTTAATCTCATATATGATCAAGATCGGGGCCTCAAAACTCAAAAGAACCCAACCAAACGAGACTCGATTATCAAGGCCGTGTCCTTTCTGCTCTGGGATGCGATACAGTCAGCACCGGGACTTCGCTCTCGACCACGTCAAGACTACTCTAGACCACCAAAAAAGAGCAGCCCTTAATCTAGAGGAAAATGACCACTTATTTGGTACCTAAGCTAGTGACGTTTTACAGGTCATCgatgtcattgtttttttttttttttttttacttcttgtTCAcacttagaaaacaaaaaaaaaaaggcttaaaaaaaaataatggctCACAAATATTAACCTTTAACCGAAGCTCtaaatggatttaaaattgtCGAGAAGAAGGCCCAAGCGGTggaagcaataaaaaaatatatgggaCTGGAGTagtggattttatttgggaattttgaaacGGTGATAGATGGAGAATTTTATTTGGGAGTTTTGAAATGATGAGAGATGGaggattttatttggaaattttgaaattgtaaagTTTGTGTGAAACAGTGGTGCTAACgggaaagaaaatgatattttgaagcgGAAAGgtttgaaagaaatttttttgaagctGCAATCTTTTCACGTGTGATAAGAAAATATCTGAATTGTTCACTGGATAAATTGAAATCTAAtgattgattattttttcatgtttttggacCACACCATTTTCATCAGATCGGTCCTGACCATaaaaaaactctatatatatatatatatatacacacacacatatattataaggcatttggaaaataaaaaaaaaaaatccaatggaATTGTCTCCATTATGAATCCTTATATAGAAGTGGTCcttattcatccaaaaaaaaaaaaaaaaaaaaaaaaagctatacaGGATTCCCTTTTTCGTTTTTTAGGTGGAAGTCTGTGAGAGTTCCCATAATACTATGTGAGGGTTCCATAATATTATGTttcaaacattattttaaatacCAATATATTCTAATTTTAAATGGAACGGTCGCGACGGCTGGAGTATTATTTTATCTTCTTGGATAAATAAATGTGCTTAATTATTTTACTATCACCAATAATTTTCCCTCAATCACTGCAACACAAAAATAATcctgttgttttcttttaactGCTATTTATTGGATGTCGACATTTCCcaatttttgtataataaatcaaaaacttccaaaattgcaactaataataaaaaataaaaataaaaacaagactCGACCCCTCCATATGTACATATAaggtaaattttcttttgtcgtgtttataaattgataaatatatattagttttaactttattaaacaacttataatattattttaaaaatctaatatattatctctttcattttctttttttgggaaataaaagttatatggaaaaattaaaataattgcaAGAATCAAGAGATAAATATCACATTATCTCTCTTATATGGTTTATACAATAATGCagtaaactttttcttttctaataaaGAGGCAACTAACTTGGTGGAAGTATTAGTGGTCTCTACTCACATTGCGCCTACAGTGACTGGGGCATCCTAAAGGACTACTTTGCCATGTGTAGTAACCACCGACAGTTTAAAATCTTACAAAATTTGGATAGGAGATAATTTTGGCAGAATAAACTATTTAACCATTATATTTGTGGATTTTAAAGTTattataaaatgatttttaatattaatatatggaatactatttatgattattaattagttatatatatatattaaaacttaaattttGAAGGAAGTTTTATAGTGTttgaaatgtttattttttcctcaCCACATCAGTTTGatagttgtttattttttcgatgttgtaaaaaaaaaattaataaatagaatTATTGAAAATGTTTATATCATAAGACTGGATATGTGAtagattttggtttttataCTAACCCTTCTAAAATCTAAtataatctattattttataaaattcttttaaatcaatgatttttcatatacttttaaattttgataaattattaaaaaattctaattgaacacttataaaatttatataatctaaattaaatatagagTCCTATagattatatgtaaatataaattgaatatttttatattttaaaactcttttaaaaatattaattaaaatataaacatttttcatattttgtaattaattaattatttaactgCTTTTAGGCCAAAAATTATTGCGAAAAGATATAGCAAATTATCAATCGGAGGTATGAATTAAAATAACTATATCCATTAACATAATCAAATTGATCCAGTGGTCACGAACGCCCttttaaaattagaatataTTGGTATTTAAAGTAATATTCCAAACATAATATTATGGAACCCTCGCAGTCCCCCAtctaaaaaagggaaaaggcaATCCTGacagacaaataaataaaaaaactgacaTGGCACTtcttaacatttttcttttggctttGACATGAttgaagtattattttattttatcattattattatctttttgaataaataaacgcGCCCAATTGTTTGTCAcatcaataataattttccgTCAATCATTACTACAAGACAAATAATcctgttgttttcttttaactGCTGTTTTATTGGATGTCTACATTTcccaatttttatataatcaatcaaaacttccaaaattggaaaaaaaacagTCGGCCCCTGCATATGTACGTATAAGGTGGATATCTCTTTTATCGTGAttctgaatatataaatatatattagttttaataaatcgatatatgatatattatattatgatttatcatatcatttctttttttttttttttttttgagaaatagaagttataaaaaccgaaaaaataaaatggttgcGAGAATCAAAAGATATATATCGTATTATCTTTCTTTCATCTTTCATACAGTAGCGTAAttaactttctttcttttttctttttttccctaataAAGAGCGCAAATAGTTTGGTAAAAATTTTAGAGGACCTCATATGTGAGTGGGGCATCCTATAGGACGATTCCACTAAGTTTTTTTTCATAGTTTAAAATCatacaaaatttgaattataGGTAACCACTAAAAGTGATAActtgagaaaaacaaaacactaaattattatatatatggatttgaaaattatggtttgAACATTTGACAAGCTCTGTTATTATATTGAATGATTTTGACTACTATATTGCATAATTTTAACCTAATACTTATAATACTATTAGGATGTATCTTTAACAtactaacaaataataaaaataattgtaggtaaaattataataataaataaataaaaataaaacaaatttattaatgtttaacATTGTTTTAAACAATTCTAACAAATcgatattttctttaaatttagcAAATTATCTGTTCGCAAGCAAACTGGCAATGTTAATTaatcttcaaaattattatatatatatatatatatatatatatggtaaatttCACTTTAACCctctttgttttatatatatatatatatttcctgaaATAAATctctattttaatatatatatatatatatatatatatgttgtgaaaaacaatttattactggctaaataaataaagttataaCTGTTATTTCTTGTATgtattatattgaaaaaaaaaagtttttttttttttggttgataaaaAAGAGAAGGTTTGAGAAATGTCATCTTGAGTAAAGTGGATAAGCGAACTAATAATTTGACTAAATAGGGTGCTAGAGTGAAACAGAAATAAAATCTAGTGGAGGCTatagtaaaatttttcaaagtaggattcaacatatatatatatataatttctctcattgaaacataattattattattattattattatatatatacactagcaAAGTGCTCAATCATTTGGTAATCTATTTTAATATCTTATAGTATATGGTGTAAATGACCTAAATCAAGTCgagtttttgtattttcaaaCTCAACTCATatcattttaaaagtgtttaagCTCGGCTTGGTTTGAAAAACTCGAGCTTAGATCTActcaaattattatattataaaaattttaaaacttgaatatttatttttttaaaatattttaacattaatagatatgaatttcaaatattcaattattcaattaattttattataaaattaatttaatttttaaaaagtttacaaatttaaaatatgaaaaaaatactatttatgcattataaataCTCAATGTActtaaattcataatataatttttataagtttAAGTTACTCACAAACTTAATTTATTGCTCAAGATTGGCTCACAAGCTTCAATTTTTGTTCGAACTTGGTTTATTTTCTTTACGAATCGAATTCGAGCAAGGTAAAACTGAACCGAGCTCGAGCCGGTCAACAGATGGTTGAGCTTTTTTAGTTAATACTTCAGTAATATAtaccattaatatatatatatatatatatagattgaatttcaaataacctttcactttaaataaataaatttaaaaaaggaaagagagagagagagagagagagagagagagagagagagagggcaaATAATATTTGACAGCAGGCCCTTCTCTAAAagtctaatttttgttttatatccTCTTTCATATACTCCCTTatctaaaaagaaaaacgaGAGAGAAAGTGTGAGGACAGcgaagaaaattagaaaaatggcAAAGGAAATTGCTTCTTGTATTCTTCTCATCGTGTACCTTTCCCTGTTGAtggtaataatttaaatttcatttttattaatgtttttggTTTGAATATAGTTAGtacatatatgtatctatatatatatatatatatatatatatatatatatatatctaattaatttacaatatttttccaTGTTGAATTAATTCGATTATGCAGTTGTGCAGCACTGGAAATGGTCATCCTCAGCACCACCAGCAGCAGCAGTACGGCGGTGATGATCCTCTGGATATGGCTAGAAGAGTAGGATTCTTCACTGTGGATGATCTCTATGTGGGAAAAGCAGTGGGCATTCAGTTTTACACCAGAGACCCTTCTTCGTTACCTCCGTTTCTGTCCAAAGAAGTTGCGGATCGCATTCCATTTTCAGTGAAAGAACTTCCGCTTCTTCTTCAACTCTTCGGGATGGCTCCAGGATCTCCAGAGGCCCAATTAGCGGAGAGGACTCTGAAAACCTGCGCAGAGGAACCCATAAAGGGGGAGCAAAAGACTTGTGCAACTTCCATAGAATCCTTCATCGAATTCGCGAGCTCTATGTTGGGAGGAGGACAATACGGGGTCGATTTCAGAGCTATAAAAACTACCCATTTGGGAAAACCAGTCAGCGTTTATCAGAACTACACTTTCCTCGACATCAAAGAGGTGCATAGCCCAATAATGGTGGCCTGCCATATTATGGACTACCcttatatagtatatatgtgcCACAGCCAAACCAGTAGGGTGTACCAGATCAAGATCGTTGGTCAAGAGGTCGGAGATGCACTTAATGCTATTGCGGTTTGTCACATCGATACATCTCAATGGGCACCCGATCACGTTTCTTTCAAA
This genomic interval carries:
- the LOC132799471 gene encoding BURP domain protein USPL1-like, whose amino-acid sequence is MAKEIASCILLIVYLSLLMLCSTGNGHPQHHQQQQYGGDDPLDMARRVGFFTVDDLYVGKAVGIQFYTRDPSSLPPFLSKEVADRIPFSVKELPLLLQLFGMAPGSPEAQLAERTLKTCAEEPIKGEQKTCATSIESFIEFASSMLGGGQYGVDFRAIKTTHLGKPVSVYQNYTFLDIKEVHSPIMVACHIMDYPYIVYMCHSQTSRVYQIKIVGQEVGDALNAIAVCHIDTSQWAPDHVSFKLLGVKPGTVSICHFFGPHNPVWVKT